TTATTCAGTACATTGGATGTGCTTTATTTACACAAAGAACATACTATTGATGCTACCTCAGAACGTATGTTCTTTATCTTGTCACTCAGTCTTGAGAACTTCAGTTATAAGATGGGGTAATGTCAGATGTTTAGATAATAGGCCTTTGCAGTTTTATTACTACTACAttctattttttcatcttttccttcaATCTGTGATGGTGCAAAGTAacactttcctgttttttttttaatcctccagGCCAAGAAGTTTCATCCACTTCTAATCAggtaattagaaaacaaaaagcaagacaaaagaaaaacacaaacttttattatgtttttctgaCAAATGTCAAAATACAGATGATTTATTCAAGAATAGCATCTGTCTTCctttatttgtaatttctaaaTGCACTTTTAGaaatctttcatattttaaataatttatgtggTAATTGTAAtgcagaaatgaaaggaaataaaaagtattttaactgATCTAGATGAGTAGCAAGTTCTTATTGTTTTGGCCTCAATTCTGctgaagtatttatttatttatttatttatttatttatttatttatttatttagggagAGTCAcacattgtcacccaggcaggagtgcagtggcacaatctcggctcactgctacctttacctcccggattcaagtgattctggtgcctcagcctcccaggtagctggtattacaggtgtgtaccaccacacctggctaatttttgtatttttagtagagacagttttcaccatgttggccaggctagtctggaactcttggcctcaagtgaatccacttgcctcagtctcccaaagtgctggtgttacaggcgtgagtcaccatacatttttggtatgtttttgcagtggctggtaccagtttttcctttccatatttagtgcttccttcaggagctcttgtgtggctggcctggtggtgacaaaaatcccTCAGCGTttacttgtctgtaaaggattttagttctccttcacatatgaagcttagtttgtctgggtattaaattctaggttgaaaattcttttctttaagaatgttgaatattggcccccactctcttctggcttgtaaggtttctgctgagagatccactgtgagtctgatgggcttccctttgtgggtaacctgacctttctctctggctgcccttaacattttttccttcatttcaacctgggtGAATGTCATGACTGTGTTTtcgtgttgctcttcttgaggagtatctttgtggtgttctctgtatttcctgaatttgaaagtTGGCCtttcttgctaggttggggaagttctcctggataatatcctgaagagtgttttccaacttggtttcattctccccttcactttcaggtacagaaatcaaacataggtttggtcttttcatatagtcccatatttcttggaggctttgttttttcctttccattcttttttctctaatcttgtcttcatgctttatttcattaagttgatcttcaatctctgatatcttttctttagcttgatcaatttggctattgatacttgtgtatgcttcatgaaatactcgtgctgtgtttttcagctccatcaggttattcatttcttctctaaactggttattccagttagcaatttgtctaacgttttatcaaggttcttagcttccttgcattggtttagaacatgctcctttagctcagaggagtttgttattacccactttctgaagactacttctgtcagttcgtcagactcattctctgtcctgttttgttctcttgctggtgatgagttgtgatcctttggaggagaaaaggcattctggtttttggaattttcagcctttttgagctttttctttttttcatctttgtggatttatctacctttggtctttgctgttggTGACCTTCGTATGGAGTTTTTGCATGGTActcctttttgttgatgtggaagctattgctttctgtttgtagttttctttctaacagtcaggcccctcttctgcaggtctgctggagtttgctgggggtccactgcagaccctgtttcctgggtatcaccagtggaggctgcagaacagcaaagattgctgcctgctccttcctctggaaagtTTGTGCCAGAGGGCACCCACCAGATCCAGATGGAGCtgtcctgtatgaggtgtctgttgaccccagCTGGGAGGTGTCTTTTTGTTAGGAGGCATGAGGCTCAGGGAcacacttgaggaggcagtctgtcacttagcagagctcaagctctgtgctgggagatctgctgctctcttcagagccagcaggcaggaaaatttaagtctgctgaagctgcacccacagccgccccttccccagggagatgggagttttatctataaaccCCTTATtgtggctgctgcctttttttcagagatgccctacatagaaaggaggaatctagagaggcagtctggctatagCAGCTTTGTGGTGCTGTGGTggctctgcccagttcaaacttcctggtgattttgtttacactgtgagagaGAAACCACCTACtcagcctcagtaatggtggagtctcctcccccaccaagctccagcgtcccaggttgacttcagactgctgtgctggcagcaagaatttcaagccaatgGATCTTAACTTGCTGTGCTCCGTGGGGATGGGATCcactgagcaagaccacttggctctctggcttcagccccctttccaggggcgtgaatggttctgtctcactggcgtTCCAGgagccactggggtatgaaaaacaACTCCTggagctagcttggtgtctgcccaaatggctgcccagtttttttgtttgaaacCTAGAGCCCTTGTGGTGTAGGCACCCGAGGGAATCTCATCTGTGGGTTGCGAACACCATGGGAAAAGTGTACTATCTGGGGCGGATAGCATTGTCCCTTAAGGCACGGTCCCCCATGGCCTCCCTTAGCTAGGgtagggagttccctgaccccttgtgctTCTTCAGTGAGGTGATACCCtgccctgcttctgctcaccctctgtgggctaCACTGTCtcaccagtcccaatgagatgaaacaggtacctcagttggaaatgcagaaatcactcaccttctgcgttagtctcactgggagctgcagactggagctgttcctattctgtttttgttcagctttgttgtttttgcttaggattgtcttggctatatgagctcttttttggtttcatgtggtatttaaagtatttgtttctagttctgtgaagaaagtcaatggtagcttgatgggaatagcattaaatctataaattactttgggcagtatggccattttcatgatattgattcttcctattcatgagcatggaatgtttttccatctgtttgtgccctcttatttccttgagcagtggtttatagttctccttgaagaggttcttcacatcccttttaagttacattcctaggtattttattctctttgtaacaattgtgaatggaagttcactcgtgatttggctctctgtttttctgtcattggtgtataggaatgcttgggTTTTGGACACCTTAGGTGTAAGAGCACCCTGAGCtgtataaagaagaaaggagggtaGGGTACTGAGTTCAATTTGTGAATGACTCTGAgtccttgatttcttttctctttgtgcttGGCAGGAAAACGAGAATGGCAGTGGTTCTGAAGAAGTGTGCTACACTGTCATTAATCACACCCCCCATCGGAGATCTTCCCTGAGTTCCAATGATGATGGTTATGAGAACATTGACTCCCTCACCAGGAGAATAAGAGAGTTTAGAGAAAGGTCAGAGACAGAATATGCCCTTCTTAGGACTTCTGTTATTAGGCCTTGTTCCTGCACCCATGAACATGATTATGAAGTTGTGCTTCCACACTAAATCCCTCAAGCTGCTTTATCACCTTCCAGCAATGCAGATGATGCAGACTAGCAGACTCTGGAGGAGTTCTTTACTCTGGGCAGTGCATGAAATATGCATTTCCGGCTAACGTTTAGAAATATTATCTTATTGTATATTCTTGGGCAACTCTGGAATGTGACATCTCTGTGGTTTAGGTGAAATCACATACATCGACACAATAACCTAAAGTATACTACGTGTTTTGCTTGTAAAGTTTGAGGACATGGAggtggttaaaaaacaaaacaaaacaaaaaaaaaaacaaaataacttctTAAGACAATTatgtaaactgaaaataaaattctaatccCCCTGACTGACTGAATAGACCCCGTTCTGGGCCAAGGAGACCTCAGGTGAACCT
This genomic interval from Saimiri boliviensis isolate mSaiBol1 chromosome 14, mSaiBol1.pri, whole genome shotgun sequence contains the following:
- the GCSAML gene encoding germinal center-associated signaling and motility-like protein, with the protein product MGNYLLRKLGCLGENQKKPRKGNPDEERKWQEMTASERKHQDQDKKSQEVSSTSNQENENGSGSEEVCYTVINHTPHRRSSLSSNDDGYENIDSLTRRIREFRERSETEYALLRTSVIRPCSCTHEHDYEVVLPH